From the genome of Thermodesulfobacteriota bacterium:
CCTGGTGCTCGCCCGCCGGGGTGACCCCCAGCTTGAGGCTTTCCGCCTCGGCAAGGTCCACCCCCAGGCGCTGGGCGATGTCCTCGGTAAGCTGGCGGCTGCCCAGGACCACGTCCCTGGTCACCGCGGAGTTGCCGCCCACCAGGATGTTGATGTTGATTTTGGCAGCGCCGATGTCAATAAGGCCGACATTGTCATCGGCGGTGGCGTGGGACAGGGCGTTCTCCAAGGCAAAGGCGTCCACGTCCACCACCACTGGCTTCAGGCCGATACCCTGGAGCATGGCAAGGTAGGTGTCCACCACCTCCTTCTTGGCCGCCACCAGCATGACGTCGGTGCGATCCTCCTCGGGGCCGGAGGTCTTGAGATCCTGGAAGTCCAGATAGACATCGGCGATGTCGAAGGGGATGTACTGCTCAGCTTCGGCATGGATGTGCTTCTCCAGCTCGGCCTCGGGCATGACCGCCAGGTTGATCTTCTTGACGATCACCGAATAGCCGGACATGGAGAAGGCCACCTTCTTGCCGCTGATCTTCAGGTTCTGGAGGAGTGTGCTGATCACCTTGGCCACTGCCGCCGGGTCCTGGAGGATGCCGTCCTCCACCGCACCCTGGGGCATGAGGGCATTGCCCAGGCTGCGCAGCTCGAGCCCTTTGGGGGTCTCGGCCAGCTCACAGGCCTTGACCGCATGCGAGCCGATGTCCAGCCCCACGGCGATCTTCTGTCGGCGGAAAAGGGAAAAGTCGATGGCGGGCATCGCAATGTCAGGGCAAAAAGGACGCGGTTCTCGGCCGCCCTGTGGGCTGTCCTGGACCGGTCACACCAGTACCGGCACTGCGGATGGCAGATCAGGGCGATTTTCCACCATGCTACTGGAACAAGACTGCCAAGACAAGCCCCCAGACAAAAAAATCCTGGTGCTTGCCGGGCTCCCTTCCATGAGCATGGCGCCAAGGTGGAGAGCCCCCGCCTCTGCAGCCGCATCCGGTCTTGCGATCCTCATGCCCATGGCGACGATGACCCCGACGATGCAGGCGTCGCGTCGCAGCCTCGTGTCTCCTGGGGCCAGCAGTTGCCGCAACTGCGCAAGGTGGCTCTGAGAACTCCTGTGGTTCTCCGTATTGCTATATATGGTGTGCTCGTCATTGTCGGATTCAACATTTTGTGGCCTGGCAGCCCTCGCCCACTGTCGCAGACGGGCCCTCCAGGCTGGTCGACCCTGAAAAC
Proteins encoded in this window:
- the pilM gene encoding type IV pilus assembly protein PilM, with translation MPAIDFSLFRRQKIAVGLDIGSHAVKACELAETPKGLELRSLGNALMPQGAVEDGILQDPAAVAKVISTLLQNLKISGKKVAFSMSGYSVIVKKINLAVMPEAELEKHIHAEAEQYIPFDIADVYLDFQDLKTSGPEEDRTDVMLVAAKKEVVDTYLAMLQGIGLKPVVVDVDAFALENALSHATADDNVGLIDIGAAKININILVGGNSAVTRDVVLGSRQLTEDIAQRLGVDLAEAESLKLGVTPAGEHQAALEEVFSTTVRQWVTEIRRAIDFFSSNYPDEALARLILSGGGSKVQGLRQYLESATGIPVEQSNPFARILTPQDRIDPAYVAAIAPEMAIAVGLATRPCPI